From one Triticum urartu cultivar G1812 chromosome 3, Tu2.1, whole genome shotgun sequence genomic stretch:
- the LOC125543944 gene encoding DNA replication licensing factor MCM4 — MASNGGGNSNSPYSASSPDVRPSSPLPATNSSPPQSARRAGGRLRRGPTSSPSLGGFETPPPPGRRTPSGAGAARQRQNWTGRFPPTPSTPMSTDDVPLSSEAGEEDTPETDGGGVGADATPVFVWGTNISVQDVNAAILRFLRHFRDPRDAGRVDPVMDEGKYMRAIHRIFELEGGESLDVDAHDVFDHDPDLYGKMVRYPLEVLAIFDIVLMDLVARMEPLFEKHIQTRIYNLKSSICLRNLNPSDIEKMVSIKGMIIRCSSVIPELKEAVFRCLVCGFYSEPVMVDRGRVTEPHICQKEQCKASNSMTLVHNRCRFADKQIIKLQETPDEIPEGGTPHTVSVLMHDKLVDAGKPGDRVEITGIYRAMSIRIGPSQRTVKSIFKTYIDCLHIKKTDKSRLHIEDSMDTDNTNASKSSEDGHVTDKIDKLKELSKLPDIYDRLTRSLAPNIWELDDVKRGLLCQLFGGNALRLPSGANFRGDINILLVGDPGTSKSQLLQYMHKLSPRGIYTSGRGSSAVGLTAYVAKDPETGETVLESGALVLSDKGVCCIDEFDKMSDNARSMLHEVMEQQTVSIAKAGIIASLNARTSVLACANPSESRYNPRLSVIDNIHLPPTLLSRFDLIYLILDKADEQTDRRLAKHIVSLHFENPEVVEHQVLDLPTLVAYISYARKYIQPKLSDEAAEELTRGYVAMRQRGNNPGSRKKVITATARQIESLIRLSEALARMRFSEVVGVLDVTEAFRLLEVAMQQSATDHATGTIDMDLIMTGVSASERQRRDNLVAAIRDLVMEKMQLGGPSMRMAELLEEVRKQSSMEVHQHDLRVALGTLQSEGSVFVHGDSFKRT, encoded by the exons ATGGCGTCCAACGGCGGCGGAAACAGCAACTCTCCCTACT CTGCGTCGTCGCCGGATGTCCGCCCGTCGAGCCCGCTCCCGGCCACCAACTCATCCCCTCCCCAGTCCGCTCGCCGCGCCGGCGGCCGCCTCCGCCGCGGCCCCACCTCGTCTCCCTCCCTCGGCGGGTTCGAGACGCCGCCGCCACCGGGCCGCCGCACTCCGTCCGGTGCTGGCGCAGCCCGGCAGCGCCAAAACTGGACCGGACGGTTTCCGCCAACTCCGTCCACTCCCATGTCCACCGACGACGTCCCGCTGTCCTCCGAAGCCGGGGAGGAGGACACGCCCGAGACCgacggcggcggcgtcggcgccGATGCCACCCCGGTCTTTGTCTGGGGCACCAATATCAGCGTGCAGGACGTGAACGCTGCCATTCTGCGGTTTCTGCGCCACTTCCGGGACCCCCGCGACGCCGGCCGCGTTGACCCTGTCATGGACGAGGGCAAGTACATGCGCGCCATCCACCGCATCTTCGAGCTCGAGGGTGGCGAGTCGCTCGATGTGGACGCACACGACGTCTTCGACCACGATCCCGACCTATACGGCAAGATGGTACGCTACCCGCTCGAAGTGCTTGCCATCTTCGACATCGTCCTTATGGACCTGGTGGCGCGTATGGAGCCGCTGTTTGAGAAGCACATTCAGACCAGGATCTACAACCTCAAGTCATCCATTTGCTTGAGGAATCTGAATCCGTCAG ATATTGAGAAGATGGTGTCAATCAAGGGTATGATAATTCGATGCAGCTCAGTCATACCAGAGCTCAAGGAGGCTGTGTTCCGCTGCCTTGTTTGTGGCTTCTACTCAGAACCTGTCATGGTTGACAGAG GGAGAGTAACTGAGCCACACATATGTCAGAAAGAACAATGTAAAGCGTCAAATTCTATGACTCTAGTGCATAACCGATGCAG ATTTGCGGACAAGCAAATCATAAAGTTGCAGGAAACACCAGATGAGATACCAGAAGGTGGCACTCCTCATACAGTCAGTGTTTTGATGCATGATAAGCTTGTTGATGCTGGAAAGCCTGGAGATAGGGTTGAG ATCACTGGGATATATAGGGCCATGAGTATCAGGATCGGGCCAAGTCAGAGGACAGTGAAGTCAATATTCAAG ACATACATTGATTGCCTTCACATAAAGAAGACAGACAAGTCCAGGCTTCATATTGAGGACTCTATGGATACTGATAACACCAATGCTAGCAAGTCTTCTGAAGATGGCCATGTCACAGATAAG ATAGATAAATTAAAAGAGCTTTCAAAGTTGCCTGACATCTATGATAGATTGACTAGATCACTGGCTCCAAACATATGGGAACTGGATGATGTTAAGAGGGGCCTGCTTTGCCAG CTTTTTGGTGGCAATGCTTTGAGGCTTCCTTCTGGAGCTAACTTCAGAGGTGACATCAATATTTTGCTTGTTGGTGATCCTGGAACGAGCAAATCCCAGCTTCTCCAGTACATGCATAAACTGTCTCCTCGTGGTATTTACACAAGTGGAAGAGGCAGTTCGGCAGTTGGCCTTACTGCTTATGTTGCTAAGGACCCTGAAACTGGTGAAACT GTTCTTGAGAGTGGAGCACTTGTTTTGAGTGACAAAGGTGTTTGCTGTATTGATGAGTTTGATAAGATGTCTGATAATGCCCGAAGCATGCTGCATGAG GTGATGGAGCAGCAGACTGTATCCATTGCAAAGGCTGGAATTATTGCATCTTTGAATGCTAGGACATCTGTCCTAGCCTGTGCAAATCCATCTGAATCACGTTACAATCCAAGGCTTTCTGTGATCGACAATATCCACCTTCCTCCAACACTGCTGTCAAG GTTTGACCTGATTTACCTGATCTTGGACAAGGCAGACGAACAAACTGATAGACGCCTGGCTAAGCATATTGTTTCATTGCATTTTGAGAATCCAGAA GTAGTTGAGCACCAGGTCTTGGATTTGCCCACGTTAGTTGCGTACATCAGCTATGCAAGGAAGTACATTCAGCCAAAGTTATCTGATGAAGCTGCAGAAGAATTGACCCGTGGCTATGTTGCAATGAGGCAAAGGGGGAACAATCCTGGTAGCAGAAAGAAG GTCATCACAGCAACAGCTAGGCAAATTGAGAGCTTGATTCGTCTTAGTGAAGCACTGGCGCGAATGCGTTTTTCGGAAGTG GTTGGAGTGCTAGATGTAACAGAAGCCTTCAGGCTTCTTGAAGTCGCCATGCAGCAATCTGCAACCGATCATGCAACAG GGACGATTGATATGGATCTAATCATGACTGGGGTATCCGCAAGTGAAAGGCAGAGACGTGACAATCTTGTTGCGGCTATCCGAGACCTTGTCATGGAGAAAATGCAGCTTGGAGGGCCCTCGATGCGTATGGCTGAG TTGCTGGAAGAAGTGAGGAAACAGAGCTCCATGGAAGTTCATCAGCATGAT CTCCGTGTTGCTCTTGGCACACTGCAGAGTGAGGGCTCCGTATTTGTCCATGGAGACAGTTTCAAGAGGACCTGA